One segment of Radiobacillus kanasensis DNA contains the following:
- the aroA gene encoding 3-phosphoshikimate 1-carboxyvinyltransferase, translating to MTEKMLNPISSSLKGTLSVPGDKSISHRAVIFGSLAKGTTTITHFLNGEDCLRTIDAFREMGVPIEVKGDTVKIEGNGVDALQEPLHPLYLGNSGTTTRLLLGVLAGLPFHVTIHGDDSLTKRPMDRIVHPLRQMGAYMDGREKGKYLPLSIRGGKLNPIHYQSPVKSAQVKSGVLLAGLLTEGKTSVTELAATRDHTEHMLTAFGGTIKKDGLTSTINGNQSLTGTQIDVPGDISSAAFFLAAAAIVKGSKLVLSDVGINPTRTGIIDVLQKMGATMKVVQQREIGGEPVGDITIEYSTLQGIEIDGEIIPRIIDEIPIIALLASQAKGKTVIRDAEELKFKETDRIEAVVNTLSALGVSIQGTEDGMVISGEQTLKGATVDSYGDHRIGMMIAVASLLSKEPVTLKNSECIAVSYPSFFDDLDRVLVD from the coding sequence TTGACGGAGAAAATGTTAAACCCGATTTCTTCTAGCTTAAAAGGAACGTTATCGGTTCCAGGTGATAAATCGATTTCCCATCGTGCGGTTATATTTGGATCTTTAGCAAAAGGAACTACAACTATAACGCACTTCTTAAATGGAGAGGATTGTTTACGAACTATTGATGCATTTCGGGAAATGGGAGTTCCCATTGAAGTGAAAGGGGATACGGTGAAAATCGAAGGTAATGGTGTGGATGCATTACAAGAGCCACTTCATCCCCTTTACTTAGGAAACTCCGGTACTACGACCCGATTGCTTTTAGGTGTTCTAGCTGGTTTACCTTTCCATGTTACGATACACGGGGATGATTCCTTAACAAAACGCCCCATGGATCGAATTGTCCATCCTTTGCGTCAAATGGGGGCATACATGGATGGACGAGAAAAAGGTAAATATCTTCCTTTATCTATAAGAGGAGGGAAGCTGAATCCTATTCATTATCAATCACCAGTTAAAAGCGCCCAAGTTAAATCGGGCGTGTTACTCGCCGGACTTTTAACAGAGGGGAAAACTTCTGTAACGGAATTAGCAGCAACGAGAGACCACACGGAACATATGCTTACTGCATTCGGTGGGACGATTAAAAAGGACGGTCTCACCTCTACCATTAACGGAAACCAATCCTTAACAGGAACGCAAATTGATGTGCCGGGCGATATTTCGTCGGCGGCTTTTTTCCTCGCAGCAGCTGCGATTGTAAAAGGAAGTAAGTTGGTCCTTTCCGATGTGGGTATTAATCCAACCAGGACGGGAATTATCGACGTGCTTCAAAAAATGGGAGCCACTATGAAAGTTGTTCAACAAAGAGAGATAGGGGGAGAACCTGTCGGTGATATTACGATAGAATATTCTACCCTTCAAGGAATTGAAATAGATGGAGAAATTATCCCACGCATTATCGATGAAATCCCAATCATCGCGTTGTTAGCTTCTCAGGCAAAAGGAAAAACGGTAATTCGGGACGCGGAAGAGCTAAAATTTAAGGAAACGGATCGTATAGAAGCAGTGGTGAATACTTTATCTGCTTTAGGTGTATCCATTCAAGGTACTGAGGACGGAATGGTTATTTCGGGAGAGCAGACATTAAAGGGTGCTACAGTTGATTCTTATGGAGATCACCGAATTGGCATGATGATAGCTGTTGCTTCCTTGTTGTCAAAGGAGCCAGTGACGTTAAAAAACAGCGAATGTATTGCCGTATCTTACCCGTCTTTTTTTGATGATTTAGATCGGGTTTTAGTAGATTAA